A DNA window from Zingiber officinale cultivar Zhangliang chromosome 3A, Zo_v1.1, whole genome shotgun sequence contains the following coding sequences:
- the LOC122053963 gene encoding uncharacterized protein LOC122053963: MPIRTVSPEIAASLLLHSTAVFGRPRRWAVRSGQTFSHFGELQRTRRPDVEAYAHSLSTRDHKARDFSDDHRRLQLEEGLLQESRRREDEDVSPAMTDDLRTE; the protein is encoded by the exons ATGCCGATCCGTACTGTGTCTCCCGAAATCGCCGCTTCCCTTCTCCTCCACTCCACGGCGGTCTTCGGCCGACCTCGTCGCTGGGCTGTGAGATCTGGGCAGACGTTTTCGCACTTCGGCGAGTTGCAGAGGACACGGCGACCAGACGTTGAGGCGTACGCGCACTCCCTGTCGACACGAGATCACAAGGCTAGGGATTTCAGCGACGACCACCGGCGGCTACAGCTAGAGGAAGGGCTTCTTCAAGAGAGTCGCAGAAGGGAAG ATGAGGATGTGTCTCCGGCTATGACGGATGACCTACGGACGGAGTAG